In Erigeron canadensis isolate Cc75 chromosome 8, C_canadensis_v1, whole genome shotgun sequence, the DNA window GGGTCAATAGCCTCAACAAAGGTGAAGATTGTACTTCTACATGGAGATGGTCTCATCACGACTTCTCTAGAGTTCAAAGAGAACATCGTGGTCGACCATGGAAAGAAGAAAAATCTTCTTCTAGGTAATTGCTACGTCGATCTAGAAAATGGGTGTGGTACGGTGGGTAGAATTAGAATCAAGCATGATAGAAATCCTATTAGCAATGTTACGTTTAGACTAGGAGCAATGGTTGTAGATAGTCGGTATGCGGTCAAAGAGGCTATAACAAAGCCCTTTCAGGTCAAGGATCGCCGCAATTTACCCAAGTGCTCGGGACCAAGGTCACTAGAAGATAGCGTGGGGGAGTTGATTAATATCTCAAAGAAGGGAAAGATACGTGATCGTCTTGAGAGTGAAAACATTTTTACTGTGAGGAATTTCATTGATATGTACTTTTCAGATGCTACAAAACTCCAAAAGGTCAGTAGCTTTCTTCAATGtgaaatgatattcgtaccacgaCTTTTGATGGATGTACCACAATGTACCAGTTTTACAACTGACTGTACAAACCATCACTGCACAGTTGTGgtaaatctatcaaaataagtggtactaatatcacaaACCTTCTACAAACCTCTCCTTAAAAAAGgacaaactttaaaatttatgacaaaattaattaaaatttttaagaaGGTACGTATTGGCCCCCCTCTTGCCCTCCTTTGTTACTGCCCATGCCCCCACCCACACACACAAGACAGGGaccctaattaataatattgagTTCATATATATGATCGAGCTTAACCGGAAATTGGTATTTGAATCATATATAGATTTGTCGCATCAAAGGCAAAAAGTGGGACATGACTATAAAGCATGCGAAAACAAGCCTCTTCGAAAATGTGGTATGTATCGATGATCACTTAACTtcaattcaaaaaataaattaatgtgGTATGTATCGATGATCACTTAACTTCAATTGAAAAAATATTCTTTAgatataataatgttatatatattctattttagcatatatatagaaaactaTTTAACAATCTTATAGAAACAAAAATGACTtgattattttgtatatatagtgcAATGCTTGCGAACAAGTTGGATCCACCTCTCAAGAGTGGGAAAACTTACCATCCTTTGACTACGATGATAGCGTCCTGTTTGATGACAATTGTTATAAGCCGCGGCTTTGTGAAGATGATGAGTTTGTTATGGATTCTGATTTTTCAACCAAAGATGTCGAAATGGGTGACATATATCTTTATGGGCGCGATAAAGAAAAGGGAGTTAATATTGGTGAATTGGTTTTCGTTCACAATGCTGGGATAGGGAAAGGATTTCAGGCTAAGAAATCAAGGTGGGTGAAACTACGCACAATTTGGTTATTAATTAGGTCTTTCATGAAGTCGTGTACTGATTAATTAGTGTTATTAATTAAGCTGGTTCAATTCGATTATATGGGTCCAGAGCccccaatatatataattataaaaaaaaataaaacgaatAAAAAACCTCTCTGttgatataaattatacatatttaactTAAATGGAATATGTCTACTCATAGAACTCATGGAGAATTcttgtaaataaaataattgtaatgtaatgtttGAAGTTCAAGTGCTGTATTTTATTTGACACAAGTTCATCTCTAATTAAGTAcctaaatttttcttttttgttttttttatagaatataCGTAAAACTAATAAGATTGGCGGtttattggtaaagtttttGTAACTTGAGAACGGAGATCATTAACTCACAGATTGAAACCGGCCTATTTCTTACACTTGCGGAATGAGTGGAAGGCAAGAGCTCCTTCCCTCCCTTCCTTATCGACAAGGTGTGATGAAGTAAGATATTTGAGATAACTATAATTGATTTTAGATATTCGggataatttaaaaatagtgAAAATTTTGGTTCGTATCAAAATTGCCGTTAAAAGATAAGCATAACCACTGTAAAGACATGCATGCAAAAAGATTTGATGCTTAGTTTGGAAAAAGAAGGTTTTTGTGATGTTAGGCCCACGCTTACGGCCTACCTCATACTAGTCTTCTTATAGTTGGGCTGTTTTGAGTCCTCACACCTCATTCTTAGAGCAAACCGGCCCATTCTTTCTTTGGATTTATAAATATCAGTGGCTTAAATCTTTTATGTGTTGTGTCTATTACAAACAAATCAAATTTGCTAAATATAGCCTTTAATTAACTATTATTAGTTAAAAAGGtactaagaaaaaaaatactaagaATATATAGTAgtaaatttcaaaagaaaatatttcTTACAagattgattatttatttaattaattatatatatacttcagaAGTCATTCTATATAATCAGTGATAAAGAATTACTAAAAATTCTTCAGATGATATTTTTGTAGATAAAGAAAATGTTCTTTTTGATTGTGTAACTTAATCTTTATTATCAACATGAAACCCACAAATTTTTAGTTAATAAGTCTTGGTATTTGCTAAACGAAGCACTAACAATGTgttcttaagttttttaaaatgagaaaaaaaaaagattacaaAAGGTTGTGAAATAAGTTGTATTTTTGAGTTTAACTTAAAGGAtggaaataaaatgaaatgaaaagaattagaatgatttttagttgattttgtttaaaaaagtttttccttatttttgagatgatttggaaAAAACATAACATGACTTttaatcatttcatttcttttaaaatttaaactcaagaacataggggctttcgttaaggtgcattaaatagttgtacacttaccattaATTTTAGGGGTGAGCTTTTAATACGGAAATGTGCAATCTTATTATTAAGTGAAACCTTAAgggcttcatttaacattttccataaGTCCTTTTACAACATACGTAACCTTTTCTCTCTAAAACAAACTAAATTGTCCACTTCTTAAATTTTGCAACTATACTATACTAATTTGTTTAAATGTTAGCTATAATAAACCATAAATAGATAAGGTTTTCTCTATTTGGATTATTTGGGGATGGCAACTCAATAACTCATTTTCTCATTCAATTTGTAGTGATCAAAacgactctttttttttttcccttgtaGCCGGTTccgaccatttttttttttacaagtttcaaTTTATTTGCTCAAGACAAATTTCAAACTTGAGATGTCtggaaattaaaatataatactaCTCTTTATTACTGTACCAAACTATTACCAATTGACACTAAATGTTGGGTATTataatgaaaatgattaatccttctagTTATTTcgttaaaaatctttttaaaactaCCAAAAGATATATGTGAATTGCACTTATTCTTTTCAAATCTTATCTCATCATTTTGCCACATATCATGATTTTATGATTAGAAGGATGAGTTAGGTAGATATATCATTAGCCTTATGTAATCACTTATTGAGGTATATAttttaaggttaaaaaaaaagaaaagagaaaaagaggTTTGGACCTGCATTCTGCGTATGCCTTGAGGCAAAATAACTGGCATAACTATTATTGTCTTTATGGGCATGTGCCTCCCTGTTCTTTTTCCTCCATACTTGTCAATATGATACTTTTATAATTGGATTCTTTATGCCCAAATGATTACAAGTTGTGGTCAAAAGGTACAGCAATTGTATTTAGGTCGGTATCCACTTTCTTTCGAGAATCCAATATTTAACTCTTCAATAAGctacaagaagaagaagaaaaccacAAATACAATAATCAAAGTTAATTTACAAAACCAATATTTATCAGgaaattaattcttttttaagaatttgaaaaaaacaaaagctcGAAGTTTCGAAATAGGAGACTTTAAAATGGTGATTCAAGATTCAACAAAAGATTTTTGGGATATCTTTAGACAAAACATGTTTGGTGGTTAGAAACTTAGAATTATGCATGTATAAATgttcaaaaagttatatttagCAACTATATATTAGTGTCATCAAGTTTTTACGTTTACTATAGTTCTTCAAGTCAATTGTGTCATATGAGAATATGAGATAATTgtattgtaagtttgtaacaaTCTTGCATACAGAATTTTCCAGCAATTTGTACGCTGCCATGACTCATGACACGTTACACAACTTATATGACGTGTCCACTTTGTCTTGTAAATATCCTTTCAAAATCGATCAATTTTTACCGCCCCATCAAGGCTATTAAAATCCCTTTTTAAATTTCATCATAGAACATGCATATACGTgtacaaacataaattatatctataattccttataaaacaaactcgaCTTCATATTTACGTAACTAAAAACTGAAAAAGATTATATTACTCTTCTCTTTTTACATCTTCTATATATcatatacataattaaaataaaatacctttaaaaaattttaacccCCAAAACTATCATCATACAcaattacacacacatacaatgAAACTCTGTATAACTTAACAATAGTCTTTGAATTCAACAGTAAATGTAGAACATGTTATAATTTGTTAGTGTCACCGCAACGCGCAGACACCCATCTAGTATGTGTAAATACATCTCGCTAACATTTCAGCATATTAATTACAACGATAATactctaaaatatatatgaacacTTGCTAGAATCTTATATTGCTTTCATAAAACGCACTAGTAGCTTTTTGGTTGGAAAGAAGACATCAAAATTCCCTCCTTATATATAacagcaatatatatatataaataaatgatcaTGATCATAAAAGGTCAATACAGTAAAGTTTTAATCCCACCACCATATAATCAGCCTTAAAAACGTTAATCATAATTACAAATATAACCCCACAAAAATGACAGCTACAGAACATTCTTTGACTCTCTCATATGATCTTGTTGTAAAACATCAGCCCTCTCATTAGACTTTCACCAACTCAtcaaatatacacatatacaaaaacacacacaaaagttACATCTTCTTTAATATTTTGGACTTTTTCTTGATTGATCATATAGATTTCAGGAAACTTTTTATTTGGTTTGTTGGTCTCTGATCTTTGTGTTGgatattaaaaagtttatatatacatatataagaagAAGAATGGCAACATATGGTGGGACAACACAAAAATGTAAGGCTTGTGAGAAGACTGTTTATTTGATGGATGAACTAACTGTTGATAATAAAGTTTATCACAGGGCTTGTTTTAAATGTCACCATTGCAAAGGCACTCTCAAggtttgttttttcatttaattagtttgatACTTATATTTCATAATCCtagttttatatctatatatatgtatgtgacaGAATTATGATATTGGTTTGGTGGTCTAACTCTTGAGTTTGCTTGATAAAGTATTCTTTTGATCTTGTTTTAGTGTGGTGGTTTAGTTAAAGTCATATAGTGACCTATCTAATTAGTTTCAATGTAAAAATTTAGCTGCTTTTGATCTGATTTGTTATTTTGTGATCTGGGTCTTTTATGATTATTGATACCAAGTAATCACAGTTGATCTTTTATTTTGTCTGTTAGAGATTGTGTTACAACTTAAGGTGTTTGCAATTATTCTTTTTGCTAtctatgatatattttttgttacatTAGTAAATTTTAGTAGACATATGTATAGGTTGAACTTTTGCTTCATGTGAATATGTGACGGTTTCTCAACAATTTGAGGATTCTTAATCTTATGCATATTTTCTACAACTGTGATCTGGGCTTTCTGAATTATTACTTGAATCACTAGATTTGAATTTGTTCATTCATTTAGTGAAAGGTCTAGAGAAAATGTCATAAAAACACTACTATCACTTTAGCTTAGCTAATTGTATGTCTAGGTAATTAAAACTTTAGGTGACCGACCAAGACCAATATGTCGATGATATTGAAATTTACCATTTGTAGTAGGTGAACCCTGTGAAGTGGGTTTAACCCAAAAGTTATACTTACCAAGATGGATGACCCACTATGTAAAGTGTTTAAGAACCTAAGTGGACTTCAAAAATGTATGAATACCAAGACAGGCAATCCTCTAGATTGACTTAATTGCTAGTCTATGTCATTTGCCTGAAAGTTATATTGAAAACTTGAGGGTGTTTATAGTTCATGAGTattagtttgattttttttcaatataggaGGATTTCAATTTTGATAGCTTAATACATTGATCACATACATTGATTATCACACACTATGTTAATTGCATATAGTAATCATCATTGATATAACTgtcttttaaaatttgtttattgCAGTTGAGTAATTACAGCTCTTTCGAAGGAGTGTTATACTGTCAACCTCACTTTGACCAACTCTTTAAAATGACCGGCAGTTTGGATAAGAGTTTCGAAGGTTAGACCAAATTTCTTATAGTTGTTTCTGTTCCATGAAAATTACTGTATAACATTTGATTGTTACCCAAATGTCTTATATGCAAAAAGCTGATATTCTCCTTTCTTCATAATAATGGTTATGATCTAGTCAATAATGACCAGATGTGCACCttaaaaagtaaattttgaAGCATTTAACAAAAGTAGTGTAATAATCAGGCCGATACTTATAACGCGTCCGCTCGGCGTCGGACGCACCAGACGCGGCGGACGTTATTAGCACGGGTTCATCTTGTGGCTGCGTCTGGATCCTACTTCCGATTTTGAACACGCGTTGGTTGGAACTTGTGGGGCCCAAATTCGTTGTTTCATgcgaaaataaaaacaaaaaatttgaaCATAAACTAGCAACGGCTAGTAGAAGACCCCGCTCcccctttttaaaatttttttttttattttttcctttctatTTAAACACAACCATTTCACCATCATTTACCATCATTTCTTCACATTCTTACATTTTCTTACTCAAAAACACACATTTCTTTCAAGAATTCATCAACCAAAATGCCtaggaaaaacaaaaatgttgcaaaccaaaaccaaaaccaaaaccaaaatcaaaccCAAAACACAAACATAAACCAAAACCCTGCCCAATATCAAATTGTGATTGATGATTTTGATTCTCTTCTAGGTTTTGCACCCTTTTCACAAATGGGATCCCCCCTCCATGTCGTCATCTAATATGGCGGGGGCGTCTAGCAGCTTGGGTGCGATGAACCAATCGTTCACGAGCTTGTTAGGTACACCATCGATAAACGAATAGTGGCAGCAGTTCCTGATGTTGCAACACTTGAACGCACTTCAGGCTGCAGGTGGGCCCATCCAGAGGCCTGTAGGTGAGACATCTTCACAACCGGCACGAACTAGTGTCGCATCTGCTGAAGAAGACGAAGTTCAAGAGGTTCCTGCACCACCCAAGCGAGTGACAAAAAAAGGGGTGGCTGCAGCTGAGAAGGCGAAGTGGTCCATGGACGAGTATGTATTGTTGTGCAGGGCGTGGACACATGCTTCACAGGACTCAAAAGTTGGTATTAGCCAAGACGAGACAATGTTTTGGCGTAAAAAGATCGAATGGTACAACCAAGACCCCCCAGCTGGAGAACGCAATAAAAGCCAGTTACAAGGAAAGTGGAACAAGATCAAAAGTACCACTAAGAAGCTTGGAGCAATTATGAAGAGGTTGCAAGAGCAGGGGCGACAGAGCGGCGCCGATGATAAGAAAGTGTACAACCAAGCTCACATTGAGTACATGGGGGTTCATGGACCGCCCAGGTATCAGTTTGAGCCATGTTACGAGGTGTTGAAAGACTGTCCTGCCTTTTGGCAAGATCATAGTATTCCGAGAAGAGGCATGGGTGAGTATGTTGATTTGGGTGATTTTGTAGAGTTGGGCCAGTCGACCCAAAACCCGGATGCAGCGACAGAGCGGTTGTTTGGGGACGACCCAATTCGACGACCTATGGGTCGTAATGTTGCCCGGAAAATGTCAAGTTGTTCGGATGCCACTTCTAGCCGTGGTGGTTCGAGTGGGTCTGAACAGGCCTTGCATACCCTTGATCGAATGCTCATGTTGCAAGAAGAGCGGGCCAGAAAAATTGATAAGGATAGGAGCGGCAGTTGAGAGCGGATGAGCGCTTCCGCAAAAAGATCAGGGCGGCTTTCGCACTTCTGCAGCAGCCAATCTCCACCGGCATAGATGAAGACGAGCTGGAGCAAATACGGGCTACGCCCAAAAACCTCTTCGAGAAATACGGGCCGTTTTTTAAGGATATCTAGTTTgtttgttatgatttttttttttttggttttttagtttaatgtgtttcatgtttttttttttttttaattttcattgtgttctatgttttatttttaagtgtttaatgttttttaataataaaaagtgttttaattttaataaaatgggGTTGTttagttttatgaaaaattaaaagtaaataatataataatagatgaatagtgttagaagtgggttagaagtgggggttataaggagggggtattcttggtgtgtctagaagtgatgaatagtgttagaagtgggttgTTATAAGTATAGGCCTCAAGGGAAGAGGCATTAGTAATTTTTCTACTACTCATTCTCTGTTTATAATGCAGGTGCCCCTAAAACTGCTAGATCTTCTGACCAGGTACTTCACAGTTCACATATAATGTCATATTTGACATAAACATTAGCTTTTCggtttatatagatataatgatGCTAACCATTTAGAAATGTATAGCTATATATTAGTTTAAGCCTGCACAAAAATGTTATGCATACATTGTAATTTCTAACCCGTTGTTGGATATGGAGTTTCATATGGACTGTAAACCAGTATTTAAGAGTTAAGCACTTTAGATGAGGGTTTCCTGTCTTGCCCATTTATGGGTGTTTGAAACACTATGAAAAATAACTATCGCGATTAGATACCCAACTATTAGATAGTAAGGTTATACCGTCTCACATGAAGTGTCTCCTTTTATATGTGAATGTCTCTTTCGGTCATTTTAGCTATTAAATGCTTAAACAATCCAAATTTGCCAAACACTTAAAAAGCTTTTACTACTTCAAACAGGAAATGCACATCCACAAACCATCTCTCACAACTTTTTGATTACAGTACAAAATCACTTTCAAAAGGCACATCCGCGCACCACCTTATCATTTAGTTTTCTCTTTATCATTGGAGCTGTCTTTCATGTTAATCAATGTACTACCAAATTCACACATTATACAATAAGAATCCTAACAACAGTAGATATGAGCATATTGTTAACGATGTAAATATCATATTTGCATTTCCATTATGCAACTACTATCATGTGTGTTTGATTATCAAAGTGCTAACCTTTTAGTGTACAACTTTAAGGGCCAATCTAACAGCAGAGTATCAAGTATGTTTGGTGGGACTCAGGACAAGTGTGTTACTTGCAAGAAAACCGTCTACCCCCTTGAAAAGGTAAACCACAAATATGAACATTCACATCAAATTATATCAGCTAAGGTTCACTAGTTTAAAGAATCAAACAATAAGATACCTTAAATTATACATAAACACGTGCTTTTAGATTTTGAAAGTCTTGCCTTTCACTATCTTGATTCTTGTTTTTCAGGTGGGAGTCGATGGAAATGCATACCACAAGGCCTGTTTCAGGTGCAGCGTCGGTGGGTGTCACTTAAGTACATCAGACTACGTGACACATGAGCATCAACTTTACTGTAAGCACCATCACGCACAAGTCTTCATGACAAAGGGAGATTTCAGCCAATTTGACAAGCAACATGAACCACAAAACGGAGAACCAAATGGGGTGACTGAGAACACAACAGAAGACTGATAACCTGATGTTtttgcatctaatgttgttCAAAAAAGATATTACAAGATTTGAACTTTTTGACTACACGCGTGTGTTGAGTGAATAACTTTgtcatttttaaataaatgtgtGTTCGAGTTGTAACATTTTGTATAAAACGATTGAGGATGTGTTGTGATTGTGATTATATGAGGCTTTGGAGTGAATTCTTGTGTTGTCTGCTTTTTTGGTTCAGTTTCTCTTCACTGCAACACTAATTTGGAAGCGGGTTATCAACCAGCCATCACATAAGCTGATAAAGCTTCATGTTGTACTCAACGCAGTTGCCTGAGTCAACGGAGACCAGGTTTAATCCCCACATCATTTTTAGAGCCATCCCTGTGGACCCTGCTTGATTCCCTGGGGTGTATCGACCAAGTTAAACTCTTATCCTACTTGTTAAGCTAGTCGGTTCGAACATTGTGTTTCACATA includes these proteins:
- the LOC122579438 gene encoding calmodulin-binding protein 60 D-like, which gives rise to MDNYYHQNPQDLDYEASASSRPIDLKLMFSSEIASPVFTKDTIAGGDGGNESIKVYLVDSNTLEKVTTGSIASTKVKIVLLHGDGLITTSLEFKENIVVDHGKKKNLLLGNCYVDLENGCGTVGRIRIKHDRNPISNVTFRLGAMVVDSRYAVKEAITKPFQVKDRRNLPKCSGPRSLEDSVGELINISKKGKIRDRLESENIFTVRNFIDMYFSDATKLQKICRIKGKKWDMTIKHAKTSLFENVCNACEQVGSTSQEWENLPSFDYDDSVLFDDNCYKPRLCEDDEFVMDSDFSTKDVEMGDIYLYGRDKEKGVNIGELVFVHNAGIGKGFQAKKSRWVKLRTIWLLIRSFMKSCTD
- the LOC122579640 gene encoding LIM domain-containing protein WLIM1-like, with translation MATYGGTTQKCKACEKTVYLMDELTVDNKVYHRACFKCHHCKGTLKLSNYSSFEGVLYCQPHFDQLFKMTGSLDKSFEGAPKTARSSDQGQSNSRVSSMFGGTQDKCVTCKKTVYPLEKVGVDGNAYHKACFRCSVGGCHLSTSDYVTHEHQLYCKHHHAQVFMTKGDFSQFDKQHEPQNGEPNGVTENTTED